One genomic segment of Amycolatopsis sp. WQ 127309 includes these proteins:
- a CDS encoding ATP-binding protein has translation MRESFDFDVNPREIRLVRSWARERLAAAGDLPDETITDIVLIMNELATNAVRHAAGPARVRLLRSDSAVWVGVEDAGGAAWFDPAVPLPTPIGTGLTLVAACSHRRGHFHRGDGGRTVWAEIPVAS, from the coding sequence ATGCGTGAGAGCTTCGACTTCGACGTGAATCCGAGAGAAATCAGGCTCGTGCGATCGTGGGCGCGCGAGCGGCTGGCGGCGGCCGGCGATCTCCCGGACGAAACGATCACCGACATCGTGCTGATCATGAACGAACTGGCCACGAACGCCGTCCGGCACGCCGCCGGGCCGGCGCGGGTCCGGCTGCTGCGCTCCGACTCCGCGGTCTGGGTCGGGGTCGAGGACGCGGGCGGCGCCGCCTGGTTCGACCCGGCCGTGCCGCTGCCCACCCCGATCGGCACCGGACTGACGCTGGTCGCCGCGTGCTCCCACCGTCGCGGCCACTTCCACCGCGGCGACGGCGGCCGGACGGTGTGGGCCGAAATCCCCGTCGCGTCCTGA
- a CDS encoding DUF6292 family protein has product MRAVATELGLLNEDAAVEPAEPLYGQIRFAGRPADGPAKPELLTWDRRHGWQLTAAEGRSGSMHVVATFPGEVRPAPRAVADFTLDALAARGERLIRRQCDGDRLSVLLDRYAEPPSKRRRTPATPVRWHGGTPRVADTARSRL; this is encoded by the coding sequence TTGCGCGCCGTCGCCACCGAACTCGGATTGCTGAACGAGGACGCCGCGGTCGAGCCCGCCGAACCGTTGTACGGCCAGATCCGCTTCGCGGGCCGCCCGGCCGACGGCCCCGCGAAACCCGAACTCCTGACCTGGGATCGCCGCCACGGCTGGCAGCTGACGGCGGCCGAGGGCAGATCCGGCTCGATGCACGTCGTCGCCACGTTCCCCGGCGAGGTCCGGCCGGCCCCGCGAGCGGTCGCCGACTTCACCCTCGACGCCTTGGCCGCGCGCGGCGAGCGGCTCATCCGCCGCCAGTGCGACGGCGACCGGCTCAGCGTCCTGCTGGACCGCTACGCCGAACCGCCGTCGAAACGGCGCCGGACGCCGGCCACGCCGGTGCGGTGGCACGGCGGGACTCCGCGTGTCGCCGACACCGCCCGCTCGCGGCTCTGA